Proteins encoded in a region of the Augochlora pura isolate Apur16 chromosome 4, APUR_v2.2.1, whole genome shotgun sequence genome:
- the LOC144469255 gene encoding kinesin-like protein KIF23 isoform X2, with protein MKSANSKPPVTTRKCTNRMNCDNEVHKEPVKVFCRLRPMVHPNDVSCMKIVSDTTLVITPPESVTNNRVMNRIIQTSFSRVFCPNASQKDVFELVALPLVENLINGRNSLLFTYGVTGSGKTYTMSGNQYDAGIMPRCLNVIFNSIANCQAKKYIFKPDKLNGFDVQLEMDASLDRQNELQKLNGDQNGKTPRMTKTDSEANNNESSPIKSGLSQTLIVDEDNAYAVFVTYIEVYNNSVYDLLEDNENKIKTLQSKIVREDGNRNMYVHGCTEVEVKSSQEAFEVFQRGQRKRHIAYTALNAESSRSHSVFTIRLVQAPLDKNGEQIVQDKRVICISQLSLVDLAGSERTNRSKNTGQRLREAGNINNSLMTLRTCLEMLRENQIQGINKIVPYRESKVTHLFKNYFDGEGTVRMIVCVNPRVDDYDESIQVMKFAEVSQEVQVTNSTSSKLNLGYTPGRRQANKIFKEAKNRLESAGNLAAGDLEVDLGLVYSLGGPFPNTDLTNPHNDEVITTLMRFLETRIQKRNILQEDLKQKRNYMLMLNEFLIFLKTNERFIFLETNFRNMLLKMERENTSLRIENSSIKLTNDQQKKKLSALESHICKMEGHIDTLLFRLNSANDIIRHMKEEMKNKDMALNQRAIDKQRVKEKYSNKIQIETDKMGKELESKLRRQREMLQSQMKQKDEKLQLVKQILQDDDIIVEKETESKESIPLTKLSDSEVPGTPKITTSTTTVLEATSSVPTTPNICVKTPSTIQVEDPHDTKLSTTERIPVVNLRYRRSQSAERWVDHRPSGLVPVGTILQPLLRHKRSITQLTDPKDITDGVSRYCLVAQEQDIDGELETKLYKGDILPTSGGGAQVVFNDMEHLKQVSPVPRRKRSSYFSPEKKTSCNNNCIQEENNTKKPRV; from the exons ATGAAATCAGC aaattccaAACCACCTGTTACAACTCGTAAATGCACAAATCGCATGAACTGTGACAATGAAGTTCACAAAGAACCTGTTAAGGTTTTCTGCCGTTTGAGGCCAATGGTTCATCCCAATGATGTGTCCTGTATGAAGATCGTATCAGATACAACCTTGGTGATCACTCCGCCAGAATCAGTAACGAACAACCGTGTTATGAATAGAATTATTCAGACGTCTTTCAGCCGTGTCTTTTGTCCAAACGCATCTCAAAAAGATGTATTTGAATTAGTTGCTCTTCCATTAGTTGAGAATCTGATCAATGGTAGGAACAGTTTACTCTTTACATATGGAGTAACTGGTAGCGGTAAAACCTATACTATGTCAGGGAATCAGTATGATGCGGGCATCATGCCGAGatgtttaaatgttatttttaatagcataGCAAATTGTCAAgcaaaaaagtatattttcaaACCAGATAAATTAAATGGATTTGATGTGCAATTGGAAATGGATGCTTCATTAGATAGACAAAATGAGCTCCAGAAGCTCAATGGTGATCAAAATGGGAAAACTCCTAGAAT gACTAAGACTGATAGCGAAGCAAATAATAATGAGAGTAGTCCCATTAAATCTGGTTTATCACAAACACTAATTGTTGATGAAGACAATGCATATGCTGTGTTTGTAACATATATagaagtttataataatagcgtGTATGATTTATTAGAAGATAACGAGAACAAAATAAA GACTTTGCAGAGTAAAATTGTTCGAGAAGATGGGAACAGGAACATGTACGTTCATGGATGCACAGAGGTGGAGGTGAAAAGTTCACAAGAAGCTTTTGAAGTGTTCCAAAGAGGTCAACGTAAAAGACACATAGCATATACAGCCCTCAATGCTGAATCAAGTAGATCTCACAGTGTTTTCACTATAAGACTTGTACAg GCGCCATTAGATAAGAATGGAGAACAAATTGTACAGGATAAACGAGTCATTTGCATTAGTCAATTGTCGTTAGTAGATTTAGCTGGAAGCGAACGTACAAATCGTTCCAAGAATACTGGTCAACGACTTAGAGAAGctg gaaatataaataactcatTGATGACTCTAAGAACATGTCTAGAAATGTTACGTGAAAATCAAATCCAGGGTATAAATAAGATAGTCCCATATAGAGAGTCCAAAGTGACccatctttttaaaaattattttgatggTGAAGGCACTGTTAGAATGATCGTTTGCGTTAATCCTAGAGTTGACGACTATGATGAATCTATA CAAGTCATGAAATTTGCCGAAGTCAGTCAGGAAGTGCAAGTGACGAATTCCACaagttcaaaattaaatttgggATATACACCCGGTAGAAGACAAGCcaataaa ATATTTAAAGAAGCAAAGAATAGATTAGAATCTGCTGGTAATCTAGCTGCTGGTGACTTGGAAGTTGACTTGGGTTTAGTATACAG TCTTGGGGGACCATTTCCAAACACAGACTTAACAAATCCACATAACGACGAAGTAATTACTACGCTAATGCGGTTCCTGGAGACGCGTATCCAAAAAAGGAATATCTTACAAGAGGATTTAAAGCAGAAACGTAATTATATGTTAATgctgaatgaatttttaatttttttgaaaactaATGAAAGATTCATTTTTCTAGAAACTAACTTTAGgaatatgttattaaaaatggaacGGGAAAACACGTCCCTTAGAATTGAGAACTCCTcgataaaattgacaaatgatcaacagaagaagaaa TTATCTGCCTTGGAATCCCACATTTGCAAAATGGAAGGGCACATTGACACTCTCCTGTTTCGATTGAACAGCGCGAACGACATAATCAGACATATGAAAGAAGAA ATGAAGAACAAAGATATGGCATTAAATCAACGTGCAATAGACAagcaaagagttaaagaaaaatatagtaataagattCAAATCGAGACTGATAAAATGGGCAAGGAGCTAGAAAGTAAATTACGTCGGCAGCGTGAAATGCTTCAA aGTCAAATGAAACAGAAGGATGAGAAATTGCAGCTAGTGAAACAGATACTACAAGATGATGACATTATTGTTGAAAAAGAAACTGAATCGAAGGAATCAATTCcattaacaaaattaagtGATTCAGAAGTTCCTGGAACACCTAAAATTACTACTAGTACTACAACAGTATTAGAAGCTACGTCTTCTGTGCCGACTACCCCAAACATCTGTGTGAAGACTCCGTCCACCATTCAGGTTGAAGACCCCCACGATACCAAGCTTAGTACGACG GAAAGAATTCCAGTAGTGAATCTGCGATACAGACGATCACAAAGCGCTGAAAGATGGGTAGATCATCGGCCTTCTGGCTTGGTTCCAGTTGGAACTATTCTCCAACCGCTTCTACGACACAAGCGAAGCATAACACAATTGACTGATCCGAAAGATATAACAGATGGAGTATCCAGATATTGTCTCGTCGCACAGGAGCAAGATATTGATGGTGAACTGGAAACTAAACTGTACAAA GGTGATATATTACCGACTAGCGGAGGAGGTGCCCAAGTGGTATTTAACGACATGGAACACTTGAAGCAAGTATCGCCTGTACCAAGAAGAAAACGCAGTAGTTACTTCAGtccagaaaaaaaaacttcgtGCAATAATAACTGTATTCAAGAggaaaataatacgaaaaaaCCTCGGGTTTAG
- the LOC144469255 gene encoding kinesin-like protein KIF23 isoform X4 translates to MKSANSKPPVTTRKCTNRMNCDNEVHKEPVKVFCRLRPMVHPNDVSCMKIVSDTTLVITPPESVTNNRVMNRIIQTSFSRVFCPNASQKDVFELVALPLVENLINGRNSLLFTYGVTGSGKTYTMSGNQYDAGIMPRCLNVIFNSIANCQAKKYIFKPDKLNGFDVQLEMDASLDRQNELQKLNGDQNGKTPRMTKTDSEANNNESSPIKSGLSQTLIVDEDNAYAVFVTYIEVYNNSVYDLLEDNENKIKTLQSKIVREDGNRNMYVHGCTEVEVKSSQEAFEVFQRGQRKRHIAYTALNAESSRSHSVFTIRLVQAPLDKNGEQIVQDKRVICISQLSLVDLAGSERTNRSKNTGQRLREAGNINNSLMTLRTCLEMLRENQIQGINKIVPYRESKVTHLFKNYFDGEGTVRMIVCVNPRVDDYDESIQVMKFAEVSQEVQVTNSTSSKLNLGYTPGRRQANKIFKEAKNRLESAGNLAAGDLEVDLGLVYSLGGPFPNTDLTNPHNDEVITTLMRFLETRIQKRNILQEDLKQKQTNFRNMLLKMERENTSLRIENSSIKLTNDQQKKKLSALESHICKMEGHIDTLLFRLNSANDIIRHMKEEMKNKDMALNQRAIDKQRVKEKYSNKIQIETDKMGKELESKLRRQREMLQSQMKQKDEKLQLVKQILQDDDIIVEKETESKESIPLTKLSDSEVPGTPKITTSTTTVLEATSSVPTTPNICVKTPSTIQVEDPHDTKLSTTERIPVVNLRYRRSQSAERWVDHRPSGLVPVGTILQPLLRHKRSITQLTDPKDITDGVSRYCLVAQEQDIDGELETKLYKGDILPTSGGGAQVVFNDMEHLKQVSPVPRRKRSSYFSPEKKTSCNNNCIQEENNTKKPRV, encoded by the exons ATGAAATCAGC aaattccaAACCACCTGTTACAACTCGTAAATGCACAAATCGCATGAACTGTGACAATGAAGTTCACAAAGAACCTGTTAAGGTTTTCTGCCGTTTGAGGCCAATGGTTCATCCCAATGATGTGTCCTGTATGAAGATCGTATCAGATACAACCTTGGTGATCACTCCGCCAGAATCAGTAACGAACAACCGTGTTATGAATAGAATTATTCAGACGTCTTTCAGCCGTGTCTTTTGTCCAAACGCATCTCAAAAAGATGTATTTGAATTAGTTGCTCTTCCATTAGTTGAGAATCTGATCAATGGTAGGAACAGTTTACTCTTTACATATGGAGTAACTGGTAGCGGTAAAACCTATACTATGTCAGGGAATCAGTATGATGCGGGCATCATGCCGAGatgtttaaatgttatttttaatagcataGCAAATTGTCAAgcaaaaaagtatattttcaaACCAGATAAATTAAATGGATTTGATGTGCAATTGGAAATGGATGCTTCATTAGATAGACAAAATGAGCTCCAGAAGCTCAATGGTGATCAAAATGGGAAAACTCCTAGAAT gACTAAGACTGATAGCGAAGCAAATAATAATGAGAGTAGTCCCATTAAATCTGGTTTATCACAAACACTAATTGTTGATGAAGACAATGCATATGCTGTGTTTGTAACATATATagaagtttataataatagcgtGTATGATTTATTAGAAGATAACGAGAACAAAATAAA GACTTTGCAGAGTAAAATTGTTCGAGAAGATGGGAACAGGAACATGTACGTTCATGGATGCACAGAGGTGGAGGTGAAAAGTTCACAAGAAGCTTTTGAAGTGTTCCAAAGAGGTCAACGTAAAAGACACATAGCATATACAGCCCTCAATGCTGAATCAAGTAGATCTCACAGTGTTTTCACTATAAGACTTGTACAg GCGCCATTAGATAAGAATGGAGAACAAATTGTACAGGATAAACGAGTCATTTGCATTAGTCAATTGTCGTTAGTAGATTTAGCTGGAAGCGAACGTACAAATCGTTCCAAGAATACTGGTCAACGACTTAGAGAAGctg gaaatataaataactcatTGATGACTCTAAGAACATGTCTAGAAATGTTACGTGAAAATCAAATCCAGGGTATAAATAAGATAGTCCCATATAGAGAGTCCAAAGTGACccatctttttaaaaattattttgatggTGAAGGCACTGTTAGAATGATCGTTTGCGTTAATCCTAGAGTTGACGACTATGATGAATCTATA CAAGTCATGAAATTTGCCGAAGTCAGTCAGGAAGTGCAAGTGACGAATTCCACaagttcaaaattaaatttgggATATACACCCGGTAGAAGACAAGCcaataaa ATATTTAAAGAAGCAAAGAATAGATTAGAATCTGCTGGTAATCTAGCTGCTGGTGACTTGGAAGTTGACTTGGGTTTAGTATACAG TCTTGGGGGACCATTTCCAAACACAGACTTAACAAATCCACATAACGACGAAGTAATTACTACGCTAATGCGGTTCCTGGAGACGCGTATCCAAAAAAGGAATATCTTACAAGAGGATTTAAAGCAGAAAC AAACTAACTTTAGgaatatgttattaaaaatggaacGGGAAAACACGTCCCTTAGAATTGAGAACTCCTcgataaaattgacaaatgatcaacagaagaagaaa TTATCTGCCTTGGAATCCCACATTTGCAAAATGGAAGGGCACATTGACACTCTCCTGTTTCGATTGAACAGCGCGAACGACATAATCAGACATATGAAAGAAGAA ATGAAGAACAAAGATATGGCATTAAATCAACGTGCAATAGACAagcaaagagttaaagaaaaatatagtaataagattCAAATCGAGACTGATAAAATGGGCAAGGAGCTAGAAAGTAAATTACGTCGGCAGCGTGAAATGCTTCAA aGTCAAATGAAACAGAAGGATGAGAAATTGCAGCTAGTGAAACAGATACTACAAGATGATGACATTATTGTTGAAAAAGAAACTGAATCGAAGGAATCAATTCcattaacaaaattaagtGATTCAGAAGTTCCTGGAACACCTAAAATTACTACTAGTACTACAACAGTATTAGAAGCTACGTCTTCTGTGCCGACTACCCCAAACATCTGTGTGAAGACTCCGTCCACCATTCAGGTTGAAGACCCCCACGATACCAAGCTTAGTACGACG GAAAGAATTCCAGTAGTGAATCTGCGATACAGACGATCACAAAGCGCTGAAAGATGGGTAGATCATCGGCCTTCTGGCTTGGTTCCAGTTGGAACTATTCTCCAACCGCTTCTACGACACAAGCGAAGCATAACACAATTGACTGATCCGAAAGATATAACAGATGGAGTATCCAGATATTGTCTCGTCGCACAGGAGCAAGATATTGATGGTGAACTGGAAACTAAACTGTACAAA GGTGATATATTACCGACTAGCGGAGGAGGTGCCCAAGTGGTATTTAACGACATGGAACACTTGAAGCAAGTATCGCCTGTACCAAGAAGAAAACGCAGTAGTTACTTCAGtccagaaaaaaaaacttcgtGCAATAATAACTGTATTCAAGAggaaaataatacgaaaaaaCCTCGGGTTTAG
- the LOC144469255 gene encoding kinesin-like protein KIF23 isoform X3 has translation MKSANSKPPVTTRKCTNRMNCDNEVHKEPVKVFCRLRPMVHPNDVSCMKIVSDTTLVITPPESVTNNRVMNRIIQTSFSRVFCPNASQKDVFELVALPLVENLINGRNSLLFTYGVTGSGKTYTMSGNQYDAGIMPRCLNVIFNSIANCQAKKYIFKPDKLNGFDVQLEMDASLDRQNELQKLNGDQNGKTPRMYVHLFKHILRLILCYLIFLICRTKTDSEANNNESSPIKSGLSQTLIVDEDNAYAVFVTYIEVYNNSVYDLLEDNENKIKTLQSKIVREDGNRNMYVHGCTEVEVKSSQEAFEVFQRGQRKRHIAYTALNAESSRSHSVFTIRLVQAPLDKNGEQIVQDKRVICISQLSLVDLAGSERTNRSKNTGQRLREAGNINNSLMTLRTCLEMLRENQIQGINKIVPYRESKVTHLFKNYFDGEGTVRMIVCVNPRVDDYDESIQVMKFAEVSQEVQVTNSTSSKLNLGYTPGRRQANKIFKEAKNRLESAGNLAAGDLEVDLGLVYSLGGPFPNTDLTNPHNDEVITTLMRFLETRIQKRNILQEDLKQKQTNFRNMLLKMERENTSLRIENSSIKLTNDQQKKKLSALESHICKMEGHIDTLLFRLNSANDIIRHMKEEMKNKDMALNQRAIDKQRVKEKYSNKIQIETDKMGKELESKLRRQREMLQSQMKQKDEKLQLVKQILQDDDIIVEKETESKESIPLTKLSDSEVPGTPKITTSTTTVLEATSSVPTTPNICVKTPSTIQVEDPHDTKLSTTERIPVVNLRYRRSQSAERWVDHRPSGLVPVGTILQPLLRHKRSITQLTDPKDITDGVSRYCLVAQEQDIDGELETKLYKGDILPTSGGGAQVVFNDMEHLKQVSPVPRRKRSSYFSPEKKTSCNNNCIQEENNTKKPRV, from the exons ATGAAATCAGC aaattccaAACCACCTGTTACAACTCGTAAATGCACAAATCGCATGAACTGTGACAATGAAGTTCACAAAGAACCTGTTAAGGTTTTCTGCCGTTTGAGGCCAATGGTTCATCCCAATGATGTGTCCTGTATGAAGATCGTATCAGATACAACCTTGGTGATCACTCCGCCAGAATCAGTAACGAACAACCGTGTTATGAATAGAATTATTCAGACGTCTTTCAGCCGTGTCTTTTGTCCAAACGCATCTCAAAAAGATGTATTTGAATTAGTTGCTCTTCCATTAGTTGAGAATCTGATCAATGGTAGGAACAGTTTACTCTTTACATATGGAGTAACTGGTAGCGGTAAAACCTATACTATGTCAGGGAATCAGTATGATGCGGGCATCATGCCGAGatgtttaaatgttatttttaatagcataGCAAATTGTCAAgcaaaaaagtatattttcaaACCAGATAAATTAAATGGATTTGATGTGCAATTGGAAATGGATGCTTCATTAGATAGACAAAATGAGCTCCAGAAGCTCAATGGTGATCAAAATGGGAAAACTCCTAGAATGTATGTTCacttatttaaacatatacTACGATTAatactttgttatttaatatttttaatttgtaggACTAAGACTGATAGCGAAGCAAATAATAATGAGAGTAGTCCCATTAAATCTGGTTTATCACAAACACTAATTGTTGATGAAGACAATGCATATGCTGTGTTTGTAACATATATagaagtttataataatagcgtGTATGATTTATTAGAAGATAACGAGAACAAAATAAA GACTTTGCAGAGTAAAATTGTTCGAGAAGATGGGAACAGGAACATGTACGTTCATGGATGCACAGAGGTGGAGGTGAAAAGTTCACAAGAAGCTTTTGAAGTGTTCCAAAGAGGTCAACGTAAAAGACACATAGCATATACAGCCCTCAATGCTGAATCAAGTAGATCTCACAGTGTTTTCACTATAAGACTTGTACAg GCGCCATTAGATAAGAATGGAGAACAAATTGTACAGGATAAACGAGTCATTTGCATTAGTCAATTGTCGTTAGTAGATTTAGCTGGAAGCGAACGTACAAATCGTTCCAAGAATACTGGTCAACGACTTAGAGAAGctg gaaatataaataactcatTGATGACTCTAAGAACATGTCTAGAAATGTTACGTGAAAATCAAATCCAGGGTATAAATAAGATAGTCCCATATAGAGAGTCCAAAGTGACccatctttttaaaaattattttgatggTGAAGGCACTGTTAGAATGATCGTTTGCGTTAATCCTAGAGTTGACGACTATGATGAATCTATA CAAGTCATGAAATTTGCCGAAGTCAGTCAGGAAGTGCAAGTGACGAATTCCACaagttcaaaattaaatttgggATATACACCCGGTAGAAGACAAGCcaataaa ATATTTAAAGAAGCAAAGAATAGATTAGAATCTGCTGGTAATCTAGCTGCTGGTGACTTGGAAGTTGACTTGGGTTTAGTATACAG TCTTGGGGGACCATTTCCAAACACAGACTTAACAAATCCACATAACGACGAAGTAATTACTACGCTAATGCGGTTCCTGGAGACGCGTATCCAAAAAAGGAATATCTTACAAGAGGATTTAAAGCAGAAAC AAACTAACTTTAGgaatatgttattaaaaatggaacGGGAAAACACGTCCCTTAGAATTGAGAACTCCTcgataaaattgacaaatgatcaacagaagaagaaa TTATCTGCCTTGGAATCCCACATTTGCAAAATGGAAGGGCACATTGACACTCTCCTGTTTCGATTGAACAGCGCGAACGACATAATCAGACATATGAAAGAAGAA ATGAAGAACAAAGATATGGCATTAAATCAACGTGCAATAGACAagcaaagagttaaagaaaaatatagtaataagattCAAATCGAGACTGATAAAATGGGCAAGGAGCTAGAAAGTAAATTACGTCGGCAGCGTGAAATGCTTCAA aGTCAAATGAAACAGAAGGATGAGAAATTGCAGCTAGTGAAACAGATACTACAAGATGATGACATTATTGTTGAAAAAGAAACTGAATCGAAGGAATCAATTCcattaacaaaattaagtGATTCAGAAGTTCCTGGAACACCTAAAATTACTACTAGTACTACAACAGTATTAGAAGCTACGTCTTCTGTGCCGACTACCCCAAACATCTGTGTGAAGACTCCGTCCACCATTCAGGTTGAAGACCCCCACGATACCAAGCTTAGTACGACG GAAAGAATTCCAGTAGTGAATCTGCGATACAGACGATCACAAAGCGCTGAAAGATGGGTAGATCATCGGCCTTCTGGCTTGGTTCCAGTTGGAACTATTCTCCAACCGCTTCTACGACACAAGCGAAGCATAACACAATTGACTGATCCGAAAGATATAACAGATGGAGTATCCAGATATTGTCTCGTCGCACAGGAGCAAGATATTGATGGTGAACTGGAAACTAAACTGTACAAA GGTGATATATTACCGACTAGCGGAGGAGGTGCCCAAGTGGTATTTAACGACATGGAACACTTGAAGCAAGTATCGCCTGTACCAAGAAGAAAACGCAGTAGTTACTTCAGtccagaaaaaaaaacttcgtGCAATAATAACTGTATTCAAGAggaaaataatacgaaaaaaCCTCGGGTTTAG
- the LOC144469255 gene encoding kinesin-like protein KIF23 isoform X1, producing MKSANSKPPVTTRKCTNRMNCDNEVHKEPVKVFCRLRPMVHPNDVSCMKIVSDTTLVITPPESVTNNRVMNRIIQTSFSRVFCPNASQKDVFELVALPLVENLINGRNSLLFTYGVTGSGKTYTMSGNQYDAGIMPRCLNVIFNSIANCQAKKYIFKPDKLNGFDVQLEMDASLDRQNELQKLNGDQNGKTPRMYVHLFKHILRLILCYLIFLICRTKTDSEANNNESSPIKSGLSQTLIVDEDNAYAVFVTYIEVYNNSVYDLLEDNENKIKTLQSKIVREDGNRNMYVHGCTEVEVKSSQEAFEVFQRGQRKRHIAYTALNAESSRSHSVFTIRLVQAPLDKNGEQIVQDKRVICISQLSLVDLAGSERTNRSKNTGQRLREAGNINNSLMTLRTCLEMLRENQIQGINKIVPYRESKVTHLFKNYFDGEGTVRMIVCVNPRVDDYDESIQVMKFAEVSQEVQVTNSTSSKLNLGYTPGRRQANKIFKEAKNRLESAGNLAAGDLEVDLGLVYSLGGPFPNTDLTNPHNDEVITTLMRFLETRIQKRNILQEDLKQKRNYMLMLNEFLIFLKTNERFIFLETNFRNMLLKMERENTSLRIENSSIKLTNDQQKKKLSALESHICKMEGHIDTLLFRLNSANDIIRHMKEEMKNKDMALNQRAIDKQRVKEKYSNKIQIETDKMGKELESKLRRQREMLQSQMKQKDEKLQLVKQILQDDDIIVEKETESKESIPLTKLSDSEVPGTPKITTSTTTVLEATSSVPTTPNICVKTPSTIQVEDPHDTKLSTTERIPVVNLRYRRSQSAERWVDHRPSGLVPVGTILQPLLRHKRSITQLTDPKDITDGVSRYCLVAQEQDIDGELETKLYKGDILPTSGGGAQVVFNDMEHLKQVSPVPRRKRSSYFSPEKKTSCNNNCIQEENNTKKPRV from the exons ATGAAATCAGC aaattccaAACCACCTGTTACAACTCGTAAATGCACAAATCGCATGAACTGTGACAATGAAGTTCACAAAGAACCTGTTAAGGTTTTCTGCCGTTTGAGGCCAATGGTTCATCCCAATGATGTGTCCTGTATGAAGATCGTATCAGATACAACCTTGGTGATCACTCCGCCAGAATCAGTAACGAACAACCGTGTTATGAATAGAATTATTCAGACGTCTTTCAGCCGTGTCTTTTGTCCAAACGCATCTCAAAAAGATGTATTTGAATTAGTTGCTCTTCCATTAGTTGAGAATCTGATCAATGGTAGGAACAGTTTACTCTTTACATATGGAGTAACTGGTAGCGGTAAAACCTATACTATGTCAGGGAATCAGTATGATGCGGGCATCATGCCGAGatgtttaaatgttatttttaatagcataGCAAATTGTCAAgcaaaaaagtatattttcaaACCAGATAAATTAAATGGATTTGATGTGCAATTGGAAATGGATGCTTCATTAGATAGACAAAATGAGCTCCAGAAGCTCAATGGTGATCAAAATGGGAAAACTCCTAGAATGTATGTTCacttatttaaacatatacTACGATTAatactttgttatttaatatttttaatttgtaggACTAAGACTGATAGCGAAGCAAATAATAATGAGAGTAGTCCCATTAAATCTGGTTTATCACAAACACTAATTGTTGATGAAGACAATGCATATGCTGTGTTTGTAACATATATagaagtttataataatagcgtGTATGATTTATTAGAAGATAACGAGAACAAAATAAA GACTTTGCAGAGTAAAATTGTTCGAGAAGATGGGAACAGGAACATGTACGTTCATGGATGCACAGAGGTGGAGGTGAAAAGTTCACAAGAAGCTTTTGAAGTGTTCCAAAGAGGTCAACGTAAAAGACACATAGCATATACAGCCCTCAATGCTGAATCAAGTAGATCTCACAGTGTTTTCACTATAAGACTTGTACAg GCGCCATTAGATAAGAATGGAGAACAAATTGTACAGGATAAACGAGTCATTTGCATTAGTCAATTGTCGTTAGTAGATTTAGCTGGAAGCGAACGTACAAATCGTTCCAAGAATACTGGTCAACGACTTAGAGAAGctg gaaatataaataactcatTGATGACTCTAAGAACATGTCTAGAAATGTTACGTGAAAATCAAATCCAGGGTATAAATAAGATAGTCCCATATAGAGAGTCCAAAGTGACccatctttttaaaaattattttgatggTGAAGGCACTGTTAGAATGATCGTTTGCGTTAATCCTAGAGTTGACGACTATGATGAATCTATA CAAGTCATGAAATTTGCCGAAGTCAGTCAGGAAGTGCAAGTGACGAATTCCACaagttcaaaattaaatttgggATATACACCCGGTAGAAGACAAGCcaataaa ATATTTAAAGAAGCAAAGAATAGATTAGAATCTGCTGGTAATCTAGCTGCTGGTGACTTGGAAGTTGACTTGGGTTTAGTATACAG TCTTGGGGGACCATTTCCAAACACAGACTTAACAAATCCACATAACGACGAAGTAATTACTACGCTAATGCGGTTCCTGGAGACGCGTATCCAAAAAAGGAATATCTTACAAGAGGATTTAAAGCAGAAACGTAATTATATGTTAATgctgaatgaatttttaatttttttgaaaactaATGAAAGATTCATTTTTCTAGAAACTAACTTTAGgaatatgttattaaaaatggaacGGGAAAACACGTCCCTTAGAATTGAGAACTCCTcgataaaattgacaaatgatcaacagaagaagaaa TTATCTGCCTTGGAATCCCACATTTGCAAAATGGAAGGGCACATTGACACTCTCCTGTTTCGATTGAACAGCGCGAACGACATAATCAGACATATGAAAGAAGAA ATGAAGAACAAAGATATGGCATTAAATCAACGTGCAATAGACAagcaaagagttaaagaaaaatatagtaataagattCAAATCGAGACTGATAAAATGGGCAAGGAGCTAGAAAGTAAATTACGTCGGCAGCGTGAAATGCTTCAA aGTCAAATGAAACAGAAGGATGAGAAATTGCAGCTAGTGAAACAGATACTACAAGATGATGACATTATTGTTGAAAAAGAAACTGAATCGAAGGAATCAATTCcattaacaaaattaagtGATTCAGAAGTTCCTGGAACACCTAAAATTACTACTAGTACTACAACAGTATTAGAAGCTACGTCTTCTGTGCCGACTACCCCAAACATCTGTGTGAAGACTCCGTCCACCATTCAGGTTGAAGACCCCCACGATACCAAGCTTAGTACGACG GAAAGAATTCCAGTAGTGAATCTGCGATACAGACGATCACAAAGCGCTGAAAGATGGGTAGATCATCGGCCTTCTGGCTTGGTTCCAGTTGGAACTATTCTCCAACCGCTTCTACGACACAAGCGAAGCATAACACAATTGACTGATCCGAAAGATATAACAGATGGAGTATCCAGATATTGTCTCGTCGCACAGGAGCAAGATATTGATGGTGAACTGGAAACTAAACTGTACAAA GGTGATATATTACCGACTAGCGGAGGAGGTGCCCAAGTGGTATTTAACGACATGGAACACTTGAAGCAAGTATCGCCTGTACCAAGAAGAAAACGCAGTAGTTACTTCAGtccagaaaaaaaaacttcgtGCAATAATAACTGTATTCAAGAggaaaataatacgaaaaaaCCTCGGGTTTAG